Part of the Streptomyces europaeiscabiei genome is shown below.
CGCCGAGCAGCACGGCGCGGTGTCCGCGGCGGGCCTCGCCACGGGCGGTGTGCATCCTGTCTTCGCGGTGTACGCCACCTTCCTCAACCGTGCCTTCGACCAGGTCCTGATGGATGTCGCCCTCCACAAGTGCGGTGTGACCTTCGTGCTGGACCGGGCCGGCGTCACCGGCACCGACGGGGCCTCGCACAACGGCATGTGGGACATGTCGATCCTCCAGGTCGTACCGGGTCTCAGGCTCGCCGCGCCCCGTGACGCCGACCAGGTCCGCGCCCAGCTGCGCGAGGCCGTCGAGGTCACGGACGCGCCGACCGTGGTGCGCTTCTCCAAGGGCGCCGTCGGCCCCGCCGTACCCGCCCTGCGCCGCGTCGGCGGCATGGACGTGCTGCGTGAGCCGGGCACCGACACCCCGGACGTGCTCCTCGTCTCCGTCGGCGCCCTCGCGCCGATGTGCCTGGAGATCGCGGACCTGCTCGACAAGCAGGGCATCACCACGACCGTCGTCGACCCTCGCTGGGTCAAGCCGGTCGACGAGCACATGGCACCGCTCGCCGACAAGCACCGCGTGGTCGTCACCGTCGAGGACAACTCCCGCGTCGGCGGGGTCGGCTCGGCCGTCGCCCAGGCGCTGCGTGACGCCGGTGTCGACATTCCGCTGCGTGACTTCGGCATCCCGCCGCGCTTCCTCGACCACGCCACCCGCGCCGAGGTCCTGGCCGAGATCGGGCTCACCGCGCCCGACATCGCCCGCCAGGTCACCGGGCTGGTCTCCAAGATCGACGGCCGGTTCGGCGAGACCGCCGCCGAGGTGGAGCCCGCGCGCGACTGACCTGTCCGACCGGGCTGTTCGGGCCGGTTTCACCATCCTTTACGGTGGTGAGACCGGCCCATTCGCGTGAAACCGCTCGCGCCGGGGCATACGGAACACGCCCCCTCTCGATCATGTCGAGGACGACAAGCGTGGGAGGTACGCCTGTGAGCAGCACACTCTTTCGGACGAAGAAGGTCGAGCAGTCCATCCTCGATACCGAGGAACCAGAACACGCGCTCAAGAAATCCTTGTCCGCGCTGGATCTGACGGTCTTCGGCGTCGGTGTCATCATCGGCACCGGCATCTTCGTCCTCACCGGCACGGTGGCCAAGAACAACGCCGGTCCCGCCGTGGCCCTCGCCTTCGTCGTGGCCGGCGTCGTCTGCGCGCTCGCCGCCCTCTGTTACGCGGAGTTCGCGTCCACGGTCCCGGTCGCCGGGTCCGCGTACACCTTCTCGTACGCCTCCCTCGGAGAGCTGCCCGCCTGGATCATCGGCTGGGACCTGGTCCTGGAGTTCGCGCTGGGGACGGCGGTGGTGGCCGTCGGCTGGTCCGGCTACATCCATTCGCTGCTGGCCAACGCGGGCTGGGAGCTGCCGGCGGCGCTCAGCACGAGAGACGGGGCCGACGGCTTCGGCTTCGACATCCTCGCCGCCGCGCTCGTCCTGATCCTCACCGCCATCCTCGTGATCGGCACCAAGCTCTCCGCGCGCGTCACCTCCGTCGTCGTCGCCATCAAGGTGACGGTCGTCCTGACCGTGATCATCGCGGGCGCCTTCTTCATCGAGGGCGCCAACTACGACCCGTTCGTCCCGAAGGCAGAGGCGGTGCCCGCGGGCGACAGCCTCCAATCACCGCTCATCCAGCTGATGTTCGGCTGGGCGCCCTCCAACTTCGGTGTGATGGGCATCTTCACGGCCGCCTCCGTCGTCTTCTTCGCGTTCATCGGCTTCGACGTCGTCGCCACGGCCGCGGAGGAGACGAAGAACCCGCAGCGGGACATGCCCCGGGGCATCATCGGCTCCCTCGTCATCTGCACCACGCTGTACGTGGCGGTGTCGATCGTCGTCACCGGCATGCAGCACTACACGAAGCTGTCGGTGACCGCGCCGCTCGCCGACGCCTTCAAGGCCACCGGGCACCCGTGGTTCGCGGGCTTCATCAGCTTCGGCGCCGCCGTCGGCCTGACGACCGTGTGCATGATCCTGCTGCTCGGCCAGACCCGGGTGTTCTTCGCGATGAGCCGCGACGGGCTGCTGCCGCGCTTCTTCTCCCGCGTCCATCCCCGGTTCAAGACCCCGCACCGGCCGACCATCCTGCTCGGTGTGGTCATCGCGATCCTCGCGGGCTTCACCCCGCTGAGCGAGCTGGCCGAGCTGGTGAACATCGGCACGCTGTTCGCCTTCGTGGTCGTCGCGATCGGCGTGATCATCCTCCGCCGGACCCGCCCCGACCTGCCCCGGGCGTTCCGCACCCCCTGGGTGCCGTTCATCCCGATCCTGTCGGTGTGCGCCTCGCTGTGGCTGATGCTCAACCTGCCCACGGAGACCTGGCTCCGCTTCGCCGGCTGGATGTTCCTCGGCTTCCTCGTCTACTTCGTCTACGGCCGCTCGCACAGCCGCCTCGGCCGTCAGGAGGAGACCGGGCCGGGTGGGGCCCTCAAGCCTC
Proteins encoded:
- a CDS encoding amino acid permease — translated: MSSTLFRTKKVEQSILDTEEPEHALKKSLSALDLTVFGVGVIIGTGIFVLTGTVAKNNAGPAVALAFVVAGVVCALAALCYAEFASTVPVAGSAYTFSYASLGELPAWIIGWDLVLEFALGTAVVAVGWSGYIHSLLANAGWELPAALSTRDGADGFGFDILAAALVLILTAILVIGTKLSARVTSVVVAIKVTVVLTVIIAGAFFIEGANYDPFVPKAEAVPAGDSLQSPLIQLMFGWAPSNFGVMGIFTAASVVFFAFIGFDVVATAAEETKNPQRDMPRGIIGSLVICTTLYVAVSIVVTGMQHYTKLSVTAPLADAFKATGHPWFAGFISFGAAVGLTTVCMILLLGQTRVFFAMSRDGLLPRFFSRVHPRFKTPHRPTILLGVVIAILAGFTPLSELAELVNIGTLFAFVVVAIGVIILRRTRPDLPRAFRTPWVPFIPILSVCASLWLMLNLPTETWLRFAGWMFLGFLVYFVYGRSHSRLGRQEETGPGGALKPPGRGSE